GTTCAAAGTTCAGAAAGACATTTCGTGTGGTAACTGTTCAGATAGCACTTGGCTCACATGTAACTCAAGCATGTTACAGGCATAATCAGACGTTTAGACACATTTCAGAAGTATTTCACGGGTGATGTGCTGTTGCACCATACAGTTTCAGtcaaaggagaaaatgaagtcaaaggcaaaaaaaaaaaaaaaaaaagtgtgaaaatctTGGCTCAACTTGACAACAGCCTACGTGTGCTTGTTGATGATTTTCAGCGACTGCTAAAGGCAAATCAATTAAATCTTGAGAATGAGGTGTTTTCTGCTCTTCTCCTGAAGTGTGCATGAATTAGGTGCATTATTTACCTATTTACCTCCCTACATTATAAACTAACACCTGAATGTAATAGGAGACATGGCATTCTAAGTAACTCAGATTTAATCAGGCAACTCGGGCCATTGCTGCCAGAGATGAATATTCAGTTACCTAAAAGAATCATTTTTAATTGCGCAGATCAAAGGGAACCAAGACACAATAGCATTAGCTGAGGTTTAATTTGTTTAgttctgtttttcagaaaaGTTTGATTGATCGCAGTGAGTTGTAGCTGTATGTTGTTTTGTCATAAGAGCGAAATGAATGTGCTGCGTCTTCATCCAACACACCTTCAATTATCACTCGGCAGATCAGCACCTCATCTCTTGATTATCCGTTAAAATTTCCCCCAGTGCGCTCGCTACACGTTTACATTGTGTACTAAATTGCATTAGATCACATATCCAAACCATACTATTAAAGCATGATTTCTGGTAGTTTATATGCTAATGCACTTGGGCTAAATGGATGATTGAAATTAATAATTACAATGTTGGACAGTGATCGTTAAGCAGTAGAGGTTtcaaacaaactcaaacacaaattGCTATTAATTAGACGTAACACAAAACACTCTTGATAAGTGCAAATCTGCCACAGATTCATGGAGATGCTGTATGCACATGCATGGACATGAGCTTTTCACAATGCCCTGTGGTCCTTTTGTCTCCAGATGTAAATGTACCAAGGGCCTTGAATATATgcttggagtgtgtgtgttgtaagcAGTATTTGCATATTCAAGATGTATATTATTCACATGGCTGATACTGCTCCTTTCATTAGCACGCCTCTTATGTCTGTTCTCAACCCCATCCCCCATCCTCACCATTTTACCCCCCTCACCTTGATTAACTAATGTCCAATTCGATGCAGCGTATTTCATGAGCTCGTCACCTTATACAGGCAGCTGATTAACCTGGAGTCTGGCTGGTGAAGTTGCAaccctcatctctctgtcttatacccccacccacctccaccccaACTCCCAcaccctccacccctcctcagTCTTTGTTgtggcggcagcagcagagcatgCATTGCATTGGCGGTCTGAAGCATTGTGTCTGATTTCCAGCAGACAAACTGACCTCTGGGGATTTATTGACAGCAAACTccacagaggcagacacagagctggGAGCATGGAGGCAGCCGGAGAGGGGCGGAGGGTGTTGGGGAAGGTTCatagggagggagggaggcaggaaaggagggagaggagggggcacagactgagagacagacagatggaaggAAAGACGGTGAGAGAGTTTCAGCGtgatgaaacaggaaacaggtagagacacactgagaaacagatCAATATGAGGGGGGAAAATACACGCCCTGAATTTTagtgtaatttaaaaatttgttgttgttttttttggtggagCATtaggaagtgaaagaaaatggcCGCCTCCTACAAGGATCTAATTAATTTTGAAGGATCATCAGCCCCTTTAGTCCAAGGCAGGgtacaggagggagggagggagacagaccCCTGGGCTGATTAGAATTCACTGCAGGTAGGCGCTGGCTGCTGCTCACCCACTGTGTCACGGCTAAAATGGAATCACTGTTGTGAGTGGCAGTCTGGGCAACTGAAGCCTGCTTCCCTTGGCCTGCTCCTTTGTTGCCAGCATTCACCTCACTTTACCCCTTAGGCAGGTGGATTTACATGTCTGGATGGGCAAGGGAAGCCAGAGAGGGAACATATATGTTTGCATTGTCTAACAGTGGCCTCGAAAAaatcagaatacagttacatctCAAACTAACCCCTGCAAGCAAAGAAAAGGGGTCAGTTTCTGTAATGTATTCAAGCATTttggcacgtgtgtgtgtgtgtagtacaacacagagaaatgatgaTATCTTTTGGTGGTTTTCACTTTGTCTAAGTCAGTTCTGAAATATTGCAGTGACAAGGTTAAGGCAAGGGTTACGGTTCATGGGCTTTGGTTAGATATAGTTTTTGAGGTAGGTATTAGAACAAGGCTCTTTTTTGGGTTTCAGGCTTGTAATGAGGTGTTAAGTAAATGTCTGAAGGGTTTATTTAGGGTGATTGCAGGTTACTGTTAGAGTTATGTTTTAGAGGAAATGGTTAAAGTTTAATTTTAGATTAAGGGGTTAAGGATTTCAATGTAAAATACATTAGCTgtcctgtgtgcgtgtgtgtgtgtgtgtgcatttaagTGCCAAAGAATGATCTGTCTCAGTATCGAGtgatcagcctctgctgctaaACACGCTATTACTTGTCTATATCTAATCGTTTGTAATTTGTTAGTTGACAAGAACGTTTCAAGAAGACAAGCGCACATCTCATTGCCCGCTTTACGTCTCAAACTGAGgcctgcagacacaaagcagCCTGTGAACACTGCTGTGTCAGTTCATCACTATTACACTTCAACCCTTCAACTCTGGTTTTCTCCAAATTCTGCTTTTTCTGTCCTAAACTATAGATAGAATCATAATCTTAAAAGACTATTTGGTAGGCTTATTTATGGCCTAATTTCTGTTATCTGCTACCTTGGCACAGCAGATGAGACTTCCTCCTCTACCAGAGTCTGTGGAAAAAATGCAGAGGTCACTCGCTTAAAATCACACGATTTTCATCTGTGGATCTTGCCCCGGTGTTTCAAAGCGTGAGGCGTGTTCTTTGAAAGTACTTGAGATTTGTGAAAGAATAATATGTGTAAACACTAATGTGCAGGTCTGGTCAAATCCTAGCCCCGTTCTGTTCATTCAGAAACGCATTGTAGTTACTGGCATTTCACAGAGCACTTGATGTTCCTGTTCTAGCCAGCGTGACAGCCActacacgtttttttttttaaactcaattTCCCAAAAAAATTTCAAGAGTCACATTTGTAATTATGAAAACTCCTCATAAAGATAAATATTCACATACCAACATGCAGAGTGATAAGCTTTACTGGTGAAAATATTTGAAGGCTCTTTGACCAGTATGGGAGTAAtatgtaagattttttttttagaagggCATTTAGCCTtgattcagttcattgttttcagTCTGCCTGACCTTAAATGATACTACGTATGCGCTTTTAATGTGGTCAGTTCTATGTAATTTTGTTTccagttttgaggtcaaacttaTACTACAtactaatgtgtgtgtacagtataagAGCAATTGTGTAAAGGCATTTTAGCGTCACCCAAACCAGCTCATCACATGCTTAATGTTGTTGAATGcctttcttgtgtttttaaatgaatgccttgtgtgtttaacatttctttttttctatttctttttttttttttccaaataccCATGTTCGCTCTCTGTCTGTATTGGACATTGTCTTGTTTAATTTGTGGATTTGAAAACGaaaacggacacacacacatccacacacacacacacacacacacacacacacacacacacacacacacacacacacacacacacacacacacacacacacacacacacgtggtgATGAGTGTTTCTGCGACCTTTTCTAAAACATTTCTTCGGTGTAGATTTATAAGGAATTGAGTTCGTTTTTCTTTGGAAGGGTGTGGTTTTGTTGCCCAGCAGCTCAGATAACTGCTGAGAGAAGAAGTGGCTCCAACACCAATGTTATTTTCAACCTTGATTTGTAATTGGTGGTCATGTGCACACAGGAACGTCCATTCGTCTTGCTTTGAAAACTCTTCACACATCTGTTGCAGTGCGTCGGTGGCAGATATTCGTGTTACTGTGGCTCCTGGTTCATTAAGGGAGTGGCAATATTGACGAGGCAGTTATGTGGCATTaagatttgtctttgtcttttctcccccccccaccctccaccccctcccctccgaACACTGTGGCAGAGCAACACATGATTTGGACAGAGAGGACTGACAGCCTTGCCTAGCACCCGGCCTCTGATCAGCCATCTCCACCAGCAAACTGAAGCTTGACCCGCACTTCATCACCAGCCACACAAGCATCTTCGTAACAAAACATCATCTGACTGTGAGTACTGGActgtttcagtatttattaTCGTTTTATCCCCCTTTATGATTCAGTTAGAAATAACTTAGCTTGAAATAAACATGCTAACACTATCACTCTCCTTTTGTGGGACATTTTAACTAAATTGTACTTCATTTGGGTGCACAAATCTGTTACTATCTAATACAGTGTTATTATTAGTACCACTGTTAAATTTATTTCCATTCAATGTATAACTACCTCTCAAATTATGAATCATTCCCCCAAATATACAGTAGTTATGTGTTGATTCTGACATTTCAACACCAATATACTTTCATAAATACATTCATTATTCGTTGACATAGTCtaaattcattttcactctctctctatatatattatatacatataattttttttgtagtttccAAGAAAAACATGAGGAAGTTTCCTTGGTTTAAAGAAAAGTGCTGTATTTAATAACCACTCAATTTAAGTCTAATGCTTTACTTAAATTATTCTCAAGTATGTTTATATGAGAAAGAAATTAATTTTGCAGCAGTTATGAAAACCCACAATTCGCACAATTCCCACACTAACTACCTGTCTGTTTTAGATTTAaattatcatttcatttgacaTCTAACTATGCAGGAAAGCATCTTAAGTTATCTTACACACTGATCTGCCGGGTCACATCTAGTGTATTCCTAGGATAGTTAGGAAGCgccatcacagtgaacacatgGCTAACAAAAGAGGCCTGTTGTCCTCTGAGCCCAGTGCACCACCTAATGGTGGTTGGTGgaatttcagaaacacacactgtgagagaAACTTATAGTAATTAAATGGGAACCATCTTAATTGTCTTTCACCATGGCAATGTGGAATTTTTAAACCATGATTGAAGAGACGAATTTAGCTCAGatgttgaaatgatttgattctCATCTTAATGTTACGAGAACCACCATATCTGTACGATCACTTTAGGAGTCCCTCAGTGAACACACTTATGCTCTGCTCATAACAAGCACCAAGGACACTTATCATatctttaaattaattaaagtaATTGTGATTGTGCTTTCTAGCATATACCCTGCAAAAAGGGGTTGGAAAAAAGACAATTTCCCTGCATgcaacagagcttctcttttgTGATTCATTTACTCATGACTATTCTAGCACATTATGTATATTTAACTATTcaatttcacagttttattaCTCCCAATATATCAATAATACTATAAACTAATACTGGATAATATATTGTCATTAtatatgaaaaataatcatcatTAAATCACCAAATCATCAAAAGAAAATCTTCATGTTGGGCATATTACTGGTGTGTTCCAGCCTGTTGAATGACGTATTGATAATGTGCGTCAGTGTTTTTAAGTCAGGTGTGTTGCTCCCTGCTTGCAGGTGACATCAGTTGCAAGGGGATGACCGAGCGCATTCATAACATCAATCTCCACAACTTCAGCAATTCTGTACTTGAGACCCTCAATGAGCAGCGCAACCGTGGGCACTTCTGTGACGTGACTGTTCGGATCCATGGAAGTATGCTGCGAGCTCACCGGTGCGTGCTGGCTGCTGGAAGCCCCTTCTTTCAGGATAAGCTGCTCTTGGGCTACAGCGACATTGAGATCCCTTCTGTGGTCTCAGTGCAATCCATCCAAAAGCTGATTGACTTTATGTACAGTGGGATTCTGCGGGTATCTCAATCAGAGGCCCTGCAGATCCTTACTGCTGCCAGCATCCTACAGATCAAGACCGTCATTGATGAGTGTACCCGCATCGTGTCCCAGAATGTGGGCCTGGCTGGGCCAGGGGGGTTCCCTGTTATACCAGGAGACTCTGGTCAGGAAACACCCCGTGGCACGCCAGAGTCTGGCACCTCTGGGCCCAGCAGCGACGCAGAGTCAGGCTATATGCAAGCAACATCACAGCAAAGCATGGATCGTGCATATACATCACTGTACACCTACCCTGGCCTCTCTCTGCAGAACGGCACCCGCGAGCGCCCCCTTTACATTAACCCTCTGTCAACAAATTACGATTCGACTCTCAGCACTCAGAAGGACCAGCAATCTCAAGATCCACCCTGGATAAACCGCATCCAGGAGAGATCTCAGCAGGTCGATCGCTTCATCTCCACAGCAGAGTCCACTCACTGCCGCAAGCAACCCCGACCGGTACGCATACAAACAGGAGGGATGCACATAAAGCAGGAGGCCGAAGACGAGTACAGCTGCTACGATAATTTGGGGGACTGCCAAGATGACACTGACCACACTGAGGGTGTAGAGAGTGAATCCAAGGTTGAAAGTTTTGACTCAGGGGTGAGCTCCTCCATCAGTACAGAGCCAGATGCTATGGAGCAGCAGCCGTACCTGACGAGCTTTAGCCGAGAGGGGAGCGGGGAAGGGCAGCAAGGTGAAGGAGCTCCGGTGCAGATAGAGGTCACTGACTCGTCCCCAGAGCAAgtgcaggagacagaggacgGGGACACATCCCACAGCACTAGTGACAGTAGCATGATGCAGCCCCTGCCAAACTCAGTCATGTCCCAGTCCCTGCCAAGTGCCCCGCACTACATGCGCCAGGCAGAATCACACACCAGCAATCTGAGGATGCCGCTCACCGTGACCAGCAATTCCCAAGTGATGGGCACTGCTGGAAGCACCTTCCTGCCCACACTCTTTCCTACACAGCCGGCTAGAGAAAACAAGTCTTTCCTTTACCTTTCTGGCCAGCAGCAACCACAGTTTGTGGCAGTTCCGCCCCCTGCAATGCCATCATTCCCGAACCCCATGTCGGTACCACAAGCGCCAGCTCAGCAGCAACAGGCTGCAGGAGGAATTGGTCAGGGGGAAAAGAAGCCCTATGAATGCACTCTCTGCAGTAAAACCTTTACTGCAAAACAGAACTACGTCAAACACATGTTTGTCCATACTGGTAAGTCGCAGAGTAAAGTTAGCAAGCTCAGTTAAGTGATTATATTATCCATTGTGATTCTAGGTAGTAGCTGTACTTCTATTACTAGCTAGTTACAGTCACTATAGATATATTTTTGGTGGGGTTTTGTCATTTGTTCACACTGAAAAATCAATGTGGAAACAAAGTTGAATTTAATCAGCAGTACATTTCCAAAGCTGCAGTTTACTGACACCCATATTCATCTTTTCCCCACAAGCGCAAATTAGTGTTAATTAATAAAAATTAGTACACACAACATATGGTGTATATTATTGTATAATATTTTAGCTATGTTATTGTACTGGAAAAGTGCAAAAACACAGCTTCAAAATCTACATTCTTTAGGTCACAGTCACCAGTATCTTTATCTTTTGACTTACAATGCCAGTGGATTCCTTGTGCAGCTCATCATTAAACTGTGCACTGCTTTCATCCAGCACTGACAGCCTTATCAATCCTGAACTGAAGAAATTATcatcacagaaagaaaggatTCGATATTGTATAATTAGATGATCTCATAAAAATTGCCTACTCAAACAGCAATTATTATTCATTGGAATCCTTTGCTTGGCCAGAACCACCTCTTATACGAAGGCTATTTAAAACcaaatttcctgttttattcacACAATTGTGTGGAGCAGAGTGATGACATATTGAAAAGGAAAGTCACTGATCGATCAATCACATGGACTAGATCTTAACGTCTAACAAAGAATTAACTGGAAACTAGTTTGCTATTTAAAAAATCGTTTTCGTCATTTAAGTGCTTTCTATGCAAAATtaccaaacatttgctgttttctgcttcTCACATGTGAGactttgatgcttttctttgccacacatgatagtaaactgaatatctttgagttttgaACCGTTGACCAGAcagaacaagacatttgaagatgtcaccttgggctgTGGAAAATTTTAACTGATgcttttcactattttctgatgttttacagacaaaacaatttA
This genomic stretch from Toxotes jaculatrix isolate fToxJac2 chromosome 12, fToxJac2.pri, whole genome shotgun sequence harbors:
- the zbtb20 gene encoding zinc finger and BTB domain-containing protein 20 isoform X2, yielding MTERIHNINLHNFSNSVLETLNEQRNRGHFCDVTVRIHGSMLRAHRCVLAAGSPFFQDKLLLGYSDIEIPSVVSVQSIQKLIDFMYSGILRVSQSEALQILTAASILQIKTVIDECTRIVSQNVGLAGPGGFPVIPGDSGQETPRGTPESGTSGPSSDAESGYMQATSQQSMDRAYTSLYTYPGLSLQNGTRERPLYINPLSTNYDSTLSTQKDQQSQDPPWINRIQERSQQVDRFISTAESTHCRKQPRPVRIQTGGMHIKQEAEDEYSCYDNLGDCQDDTDHTEGVESESKVESFDSGVSSSISTEPDAMEQQPYLTSFSREGSGEGQQGEGAPVQIEVTDSSPEQVQETEDGDTSHSTSDSSMMQPLPNSVMSQSLPSAPHYMRQAESHTSNLRMPLTVTSNSQVMGTAGSTFLPTLFPTQPARENKSFLYLSGQQQPQFVAVPPPAMPSFPNPMSVPQAPAQQQQAAGGIGQGEKKPYECTLCSKTFTAKQNYVKHMFVHTGEKPHQCSICWRSFSLKDYLIKHMVTHTGVRAYQCSICNKRFTQKSSLNVHMRLHRGEKSYECYICKKKFSHKTLLERHMALHSTGSGITGLSGSAGTPGPVSIPMPMAVPEPGAGVVALAMPVSGGAGVGAGVGTGVGVAAEASCQEGTTYVCSSGDLV
- the zbtb20 gene encoding zinc finger and BTB domain-containing protein 20 isoform X1, with protein sequence MTERIHNINLHNFSNSVLETLNEQRNRGHFCDVTVRIHGSMLRAHRCVLAAGSPFFQDKLLLGYSDIEIPSVVSVQSIQKLIDFMYSGILRVSQSEALQILTAASILQIKTVIDECTRIVSQNVGLAGPGGFPVIPGDSGQETPRGTPESGTSGPSSDAESGYMQATSQQSMDRAYTSLYTYPGLSLQNGTRERPLYINPLSTNYDSTLSTQKDQQSQDPPWINRIQERSQQVDRFISTAESTHCRKQPRPVRIQTGGMHIKQEAEDEYSCYDNLGDCQDDTDHTEGVESESKVESFDSGVSSSISTEPDAMEQQPYLTSFSREGSGEGQQGEGAPVQIEVTDSSPEQVQETEDGDTSHSTSDSSMMQPLPNSVMSQSLPSAPHYMRQAESHTSNLRMPLTVTSNSQVMGTAGSTFLPTLFPTQPARENKSFLYLSGQQQPQFVAVPPPAMPSFPNPMSVPQAPAQQQQAAGGIGQGEKKPYECTLCSKTFTAKQNYVKHMFVHTGEKPHQCSICWRSFSLKDYLIKHMVTHTGVRAYQCSICNKRFTQKSSLNVHMRLHRGEKSYECYICKKKFSHKTLLERHMALHSTGSGITGLSGSAGTPGPVSIPMPMAVPEPGAGVVALAMPVSGGAGVGAGVGTGVGVAAEASCQEGTTYVCSVCPAKFDQMEHFNDHMRMHVSDG